One segment of Candidatus Hydrogenedentota bacterium DNA contains the following:
- a CDS encoding ADP-ribosylglycohydrolase family protein: protein MKYLIAPLCLALAPLALAEDAIRQLPASEYLSRMTAGWIGQMAGVGWGAPTEFQYNGRIIPAEEFPEWKPEFINQFYQDDLYVEMTFLKSLEDYGWDVSLKQAGIDFARSGYALWHANAAGRANLREGIAPPDSGHPEFNKHADDIDYQIEADFSGLIAPGLPNVPIRLGETFGRIMNYGDGLYGGQFVGGMYAAAFFETDPEAIVRAGLECIPAESQYAECIRDVIAWWKAHPDDWEAAWREIETKYNENLDYRRASCGGKRKEFNIDAKINGAYIVMGLLYGQRDPDKTIEIATRCGQDSDCNPSSAAGILFTTMGLENVPEKFTSALDRDAVFSHTNYSFTKLIEVSETLARDAVVRAGGEIIRDGEREVFRIPRQKPEPTALEQSWNPGPIANSRYTEAELAEQIRPQELSDGRTDMNQVIASFAPGWQIRDCGLEMDPGIRPAYRGRQNVLVTHPDDGATPAVIWREGTIPQNTRGTLRLTVSHHDNADWQLIVKINGQEVHNQPVSAETVTDGWLTVDIDLAPYAGQTVKAELLNQPTGWFCEAAYWGEIALLGL from the coding sequence GTGAAGTACCTCATCGCGCCCCTTTGCCTCGCCCTTGCACCCCTGGCCCTGGCGGAAGACGCCATCCGCCAACTCCCCGCGTCCGAATACCTCAGCCGGATGACCGCCGGTTGGATCGGCCAGATGGCCGGCGTCGGCTGGGGCGCCCCCACGGAATTCCAGTACAACGGGCGGATCATCCCCGCGGAGGAGTTTCCCGAATGGAAGCCCGAGTTTATTAACCAGTTCTATCAGGATGACCTCTACGTCGAGATGACGTTCCTGAAGTCACTCGAAGACTACGGCTGGGACGTGTCCCTCAAGCAGGCGGGCATCGACTTCGCCCGGAGCGGCTACGCCCTCTGGCACGCCAACGCCGCCGGCCGCGCCAACCTCCGCGAGGGCATCGCCCCGCCCGATTCGGGACACCCCGAATTCAACAAGCACGCCGACGACATCGACTACCAGATCGAAGCGGATTTCTCCGGCCTCATCGCGCCCGGCCTGCCCAACGTGCCGATCCGCCTGGGCGAGACCTTTGGCCGCATCATGAACTACGGCGACGGCCTCTACGGCGGCCAGTTTGTCGGCGGCATGTACGCCGCGGCCTTCTTCGAAACCGACCCCGAAGCCATAGTCCGCGCCGGGCTCGAGTGCATTCCCGCCGAAAGCCAGTACGCCGAGTGCATCCGCGACGTCATCGCCTGGTGGAAGGCGCACCCGGACGACTGGGAAGCCGCCTGGCGCGAGATCGAGACGAAGTACAACGAGAACCTCGACTACCGCCGCGCTTCCTGCGGCGGGAAGCGCAAGGAATTCAATATCGACGCCAAGATCAACGGCGCCTACATCGTCATGGGCCTGCTCTACGGCCAGCGCGACCCCGACAAGACCATTGAAATCGCCACCCGCTGCGGCCAGGATTCCGACTGCAACCCCTCCAGCGCCGCCGGCATCCTCTTCACCACCATGGGCCTCGAAAACGTTCCCGAAAAGTTCACGTCCGCCCTCGACCGCGACGCCGTCTTCTCCCACACCAACTATTCCTTCACCAAACTCATCGAAGTCTCGGAAACGCTGGCGCGCGACGCCGTCGTGCGCGCGGGCGGCGAAATCATCCGCGATGGGGAGCGCGAAGTATTTCGCATTCCCCGCCAGAAGCCAGAACCCACGGCGCTGGAGCAGAGCTGGAACCCCGGCCCCATCGCCAACAGCCGCTACACCGAAGCCGAACTCGCCGAACAAATCCGGCCCCAGGAGCTCTCCGACGGCCGCACCGACATGAACCAGGTGATCGCCAGCTTCGCCCCCGGCTGGCAGATAAGAGATTGCGGCCTCGAAATGGACCCCGGCATCCGGCCCGCCTACCGCGGGCGCCAGAACGTGCTCGTAACCCACCCCGACGACGGCGCCACGCCCGCCGTCATCTGGCGCGAGGGCACGATCCCCCAGAATACCCGCGGGACGCTCCGCCTCACCGTCAGCCACCACGACAACGCCGACTGGCAGCTTATCGTCAAGATCAACGGCCAGGAAGTGCACAATCAGCCCGTAAGCGCCGAAACCGTCACCGACGGCTGGCTCACCGTCGACATCGACCTCGCGCCCTACGCCGGCCAGACCGTCAAGGCCGAACTGCTGAACCAGCCCACCGGCTGGTTCTGCGAAGCCGCGTATTGGGGCGAGATCGCCTTGCTCGGCCTGTGA
- a CDS encoding MerR family transcriptional regulator → MPTSPERRLRISEVSEMTGVAIHLLRQWEEKIPQLKPKRDRANRRYYLEKDIEIVRRVKHLVRHEKMALDGVRLRIAQEMHGEGRPRTKQEAIDLVDRIEGEVRAMLALIGPKKKD, encoded by the coding sequence ATGCCAACTTCTCCCGAGCGGCGTCTGCGCATCAGCGAAGTCAGCGAAATGACCGGCGTCGCCATCCACCTGCTCCGGCAATGGGAGGAGAAAATCCCACAGTTGAAACCCAAGCGGGACCGCGCAAACCGCCGCTACTACCTCGAAAAAGACATTGAGATAGTGCGGCGCGTAAAGCATCTCGTGCGGCACGAAAAGATGGCGCTCGACGGCGTGCGCCTGCGCATCGCGCAGGAAATGCACGGCGAGGGGCGTCCCCGGACAAAGCAGGAAGCGATAGACCTCGTCGATCGCATCGAAGGCGAAGTCCGGGCGATGCTCGCGCTGATCGGTCCCAAAAAAAAAGACTGA
- a CDS encoding sodium/solute symporter (Members of the Solute:Sodium Symporter (SSS), TC 2.A.21 as described in tcdb.org, catalyze solute:Na+ symport. Known solutes for members of the family include sugars, amino acids, nucleosides, inositols, vitamins, urea or anions, depending on the system.), whose product MDHFTWVDYVVLVLYFGAMAALGPFFASKGRTTEGYLLGDRSFPGWLVGFSMFATSISSVAFVGYPGDSFKTAWYRMVPNYTMPLAVLVATFFFLPFFRRARVTSAYEYLETRFGPITRMYAAIAFIIMQVVRVSLILYLVTVLLYTITGFNPYWAILIGGVITSFYTVLGGIRAVMWTDFIQSLVLWGGAVICLGVIIYQLPGGIGQIIEVGAENNKFGIYDFLSSSDAVMSPVPFWGSVHEKTIWLFLLVGLGNWMMEYSANQNVVQRYAASASIKQARIAMWVCTCFSVPTWAMFMFLGTAFYVYYQVFPDPAAVEMLDGTRKSEEVLPYFVTKQLPMGLTGLVIAAVLSAAMSSLSSSISAVSAVSLVDVYKRHIAKDKSDAHYVIVAKSVGGLMAVIMIVGATVLYAAQSKTLLDVATVLTALTSGGLLGLYLLGFFTRVGDDRSIIVAILFTAGYTIYMAFVGLGIVPQSLSFNHNYYTGLFGHLIMFVLGYAVGCLWPGKRDDLHNLTVWTQDDEPIQ is encoded by the coding sequence GTGGACCACTTTACCTGGGTTGACTATGTCGTGCTCGTGCTGTATTTCGGCGCGATGGCGGCGCTGGGACCGTTTTTCGCAAGCAAGGGGCGCACCACCGAGGGCTACCTGCTCGGGGACCGATCCTTCCCCGGATGGCTGGTCGGCTTTTCGATGTTCGCAACCTCGATCAGTTCCGTGGCCTTCGTGGGATATCCGGGCGACTCCTTCAAGACCGCCTGGTACCGGATGGTGCCGAACTACACGATGCCGCTCGCGGTGCTGGTGGCGACGTTCTTCTTTCTGCCGTTCTTCCGGCGCGCGCGGGTAACCTCGGCCTACGAATACCTGGAAACGCGCTTCGGGCCGATCACGCGCATGTATGCGGCAATCGCGTTCATCATCATGCAGGTCGTTCGGGTCAGCCTGATTCTCTACCTCGTGACGGTGCTGCTGTACACGATTACGGGCTTCAATCCGTATTGGGCCATCCTCATCGGCGGCGTGATCACTTCGTTCTACACCGTTCTCGGCGGCATTCGAGCGGTCATGTGGACCGACTTCATTCAGTCGCTGGTGCTCTGGGGCGGCGCCGTGATCTGCCTCGGCGTCATCATTTACCAGCTCCCCGGCGGCATCGGCCAGATCATTGAAGTCGGCGCCGAAAATAACAAATTTGGCATCTACGACTTCCTCAGTTCCTCCGACGCCGTGATGTCGCCCGTGCCCTTCTGGGGGAGCGTGCACGAGAAGACGATATGGCTCTTCCTCCTCGTCGGCCTCGGCAACTGGATGATGGAATACAGCGCGAACCAGAACGTGGTGCAGCGTTACGCCGCCTCGGCCAGCATCAAGCAGGCCCGCATCGCCATGTGGGTGTGCACGTGCTTCAGCGTCCCGACCTGGGCGATGTTCATGTTCCTCGGCACCGCGTTCTACGTGTACTACCAGGTCTTCCCCGACCCCGCCGCCGTGGAGATGCTCGACGGCACGCGCAAGTCGGAGGAAGTGCTGCCCTACTTCGTGACGAAGCAACTGCCCATGGGCCTGACCGGCCTCGTCATCGCGGCCGTGCTCTCCGCCGCGATGTCCAGCCTCTCCTCCAGCATCAGCGCGGTCTCGGCCGTCTCCCTGGTCGACGTGTACAAGCGCCACATCGCCAAGGACAAGTCCGACGCGCACTACGTGATCGTGGCGAAGTCCGTGGGCGGCCTCATGGCGGTGATCATGATCGTCGGCGCCACGGTGCTCTACGCCGCGCAGAGCAAGACGCTGCTGGACGTCGCGACGGTGCTCACCGCGCTGACTTCGGGCGGCCTGCTCGGCCTGTACCTGCTGGGGTTCTTCACGCGCGTGGGCGATGATCGCAGCATAATCGTGGCGATTCTTTTCACGGCCGGCTACACCATTTACATGGCCTTCGTTGGCCTCGGCATCGTTCCCCAGAGCCTCTCGTTCAACCACAACTACTATACGGGCCTCTTCGGGCACCTGATCATGTTCGTACTCGGGTATGCCGTCGGGTGCCTGTGGCCGGGCAAGCGCGACGACCTCCACAACCTCACCGTTTGGACCCAGGACGACGAGCCCATCCAGTAG
- a CDS encoding Gfo/Idh/MocA family oxidoreductase has translation MSNFKLGLIGAGFISKFHARALQFVRGVDLAGVYSLQGGPELAAYAKALGVGDCTVYNSIAELCNNVDAVCVFSPNFTRVDVLTAIRDAVKAGAGIQGIIIEKPLGRTVAEAQALVDLAKETKLPTAYFENQIHMKGIRAALQQLKPQMDSMGPMTLARSAEEHAGPHEPWFWDPTRQGGGVLSDMGCHSIAVGWYVLTPLGKPVNFLQPVSVTAETSLLKWGTKHGQQRLLEKMGVDYGKTPAEDFATGTVTFKNPETGQLVKAQFTNSWMYDKQGLRLLMDGMGPGYAFELNTLQSSLQVFIGDEAAEAVADAETALEKATASRGLLAVEPNEADLYGYVDEIQDAVRSFQQGKDALLNFEYGLEITRLCQAAYMAAERGVTLDLTDAKVQEDLKTYTSLIAQGRGREILHVM, from the coding sequence ATGAGCAATTTCAAACTTGGCCTGATCGGCGCCGGTTTCATCTCCAAATTCCACGCGCGGGCGCTCCAGTTCGTTCGCGGCGTGGATCTCGCAGGCGTCTACTCGCTCCAGGGCGGCCCCGAGCTCGCCGCCTACGCCAAGGCCCTCGGCGTCGGGGACTGCACGGTTTACAACAGCATCGCCGAACTCTGCAACAATGTCGATGCCGTCTGCGTGTTCAGCCCGAACTTCACGCGGGTCGACGTGCTTACCGCGATTCGCGACGCGGTCAAGGCCGGCGCCGGCATCCAGGGCATCATCATCGAGAAGCCCCTCGGTCGCACGGTCGCCGAAGCCCAGGCCCTGGTCGATCTCGCGAAGGAAACGAAGCTGCCCACGGCCTATTTCGAGAACCAGATCCACATGAAGGGCATTCGCGCCGCGTTGCAGCAACTCAAGCCGCAGATGGACAGCATGGGCCCGATGACGCTCGCCCGCAGCGCCGAAGAGCACGCTGGCCCGCACGAGCCCTGGTTCTGGGATCCCACGCGCCAGGGCGGCGGCGTCCTCAGCGACATGGGTTGCCACAGTATCGCCGTGGGCTGGTATGTGCTTACGCCGCTCGGGAAGCCGGTGAATTTCCTCCAGCCCGTCTCCGTCACGGCGGAAACCAGCCTGCTTAAATGGGGCACGAAGCACGGCCAGCAGCGCCTGCTCGAAAAGATGGGCGTCGACTACGGCAAAACGCCCGCCGAGGATTTCGCCACCGGCACCGTGACCTTCAAGAACCCCGAAACCGGGCAGTTGGTGAAAGCCCAGTTCACCAATTCCTGGATGTACGACAAACAGGGCCTGCGCCTGCTCATGGACGGCATGGGACCCGGCTACGCCTTCGAGCTGAACACGCTCCAGTCGAGCCTTCAGGTGTTCATCGGTGATGAGGCCGCCGAGGCCGTGGCCGACGCCGAAACTGCGCTGGAGAAAGCCACCGCCTCCCGCGGCCTGCTCGCCGTTGAGCCCAACGAAGCCGACCTCTACGGCTACGTGGACGAAATTCAGGACGCGGTCCGCAGTTTCCAGCAGGGCAAGGACGCCCTGCTCAATTTCGAGTATGGCCTCGAGATCACCAGGCTCTGCCAGGCCGCCTACATGGCCGCCGAGCGCGGTGTGACGCTGGATCTCACCGACGCGAAGGTCCAGGAGGATCTGAAGACCTACACCTCGCTGATCGCACAGGGGCGTGGGCGGGAGATCCTGCACGTGATGTAA
- a CDS encoding enoyl-CoA hydratase, with protein sequence MEYREILFSVADYIATITLNRPDKLNAWTLRMEAEYRHAMADAETRSDVRVIVVTGAGRGFCAGADMSLLTAVQSGELDLEAAPAPAADAPGAGGRDDFQKPYTFPLGIQKPIIAAINGHAMGLGLVHAIYCDIRFASDQAKFGTAFSQRGLIAEHGLGWMLPRLIGVENTLDLLYSARIVGADEAKALGLVSRVVPHEELLPRVYEYAAHLATQCSPRALGIIKRQVYDSLMSDLGPATDIAIREMIDSFGTEDFAEGVASFLEKRPPRFTGN encoded by the coding sequence ATGGAATATCGCGAAATCTTGTTTTCCGTGGCGGATTATATCGCCACCATCACCCTCAACCGCCCAGACAAGCTCAACGCGTGGACCCTCCGCATGGAGGCCGAATATCGCCACGCCATGGCGGATGCGGAGACCCGGAGCGATGTGCGGGTCATCGTCGTCACCGGCGCGGGCCGGGGATTTTGCGCGGGCGCGGACATGAGCCTCCTCACCGCGGTCCAGAGTGGCGAACTCGATTTGGAAGCCGCCCCGGCGCCGGCCGCCGATGCTCCGGGCGCCGGCGGCCGCGACGATTTCCAGAAGCCCTACACCTTCCCTCTGGGGATACAGAAACCCATCATTGCCGCCATCAATGGCCACGCGATGGGCCTGGGCCTCGTGCACGCCATCTATTGCGACATCCGCTTTGCCAGCGACCAGGCGAAGTTCGGCACGGCCTTCTCGCAGCGCGGCCTGATTGCCGAGCACGGCCTCGGCTGGATGCTCCCGCGCCTGATCGGCGTGGAAAATACGCTCGATCTGCTCTATTCCGCGCGCATTGTCGGCGCGGACGAGGCAAAGGCCCTCGGGCTGGTCAGCCGCGTTGTCCCCCACGAGGAATTGCTCCCGCGGGTATACGAATACGCCGCCCACCTGGCCACACAGTGCTCGCCGCGCGCGCTGGGAATCATCAAGCGCCAGGTGTACGATTCCCTGATGTCCGACCTGGGCCCCGCCACGGACATCGCCATTCGGGAGATGATCGACAGCTTCGGCACGGAGGACTTCGCCGAAGGCGTGGCCTCGTTCCTCGAAAAACGCCCGCCCCGATTCACGGGCAACTGA
- a CDS encoding exo-alpha-sialidase, translating into MSLLFTAAVMACAVSGTPGLESALIFPPEKMHNHSASIVEMPGGDLLAVWFHGRGEKSDDTLVLQGARKPKGAAAWSAPFVVADNPGLPDQNPVVFIDPDGVLYLWWISALANTRETYFLQYRTATNYEGEGAPKWDRSGFITIPPPNLAAAMDAMADTVDAKFGAAFDSEKKYRERLIHGQRMARFDETYIDDWDEPVIGRLAHMLSWMPRCQPIMLQDGRLTIGLYSDVYMTSLACFTTDGGATWTYGEPMPDYGLIQPAFLQRKDGTLVAYGRDKGPLKKIRAAESSDAGQTWTKFYDLPIDNPDSSLSAIVLASGRWLMIANDLTGQDGRHGRSRLVALLSEDEGATWPWKRAIEDSTAPPEFKPHASYPTAIQARNGAIHIVYTYTPVEGECIKHVTLSEDWIRAAE; encoded by the coding sequence ATGAGTCTGCTCTTCACCGCCGCCGTAATGGCCTGCGCCGTGTCCGGGACGCCCGGACTCGAAAGCGCGCTGATCTTCCCGCCGGAAAAAATGCACAACCACAGCGCCTCGATCGTCGAAATGCCGGGCGGCGATCTTCTCGCCGTCTGGTTTCACGGGCGCGGCGAGAAGAGCGACGACACGCTCGTCTTGCAGGGCGCCCGCAAGCCGAAAGGCGCCGCCGCGTGGAGCGCGCCCTTTGTCGTCGCCGACAATCCCGGCCTTCCCGACCAAAACCCGGTGGTCTTTATCGACCCCGACGGGGTGCTCTACCTCTGGTGGATATCCGCCCTGGCCAATACCCGCGAGACCTATTTCCTGCAATACCGCACCGCGACGAACTACGAAGGCGAGGGCGCGCCGAAGTGGGATCGAAGCGGATTCATTACCATTCCGCCCCCCAATCTCGCCGCGGCGATGGACGCCATGGCCGATACCGTGGACGCGAAGTTCGGTGCCGCCTTTGATTCCGAGAAGAAGTACCGCGAGCGCCTTATTCACGGCCAGCGCATGGCCCGGTTCGACGAGACCTACATCGACGACTGGGACGAACCCGTGATCGGGCGCCTTGCGCACATGCTCTCCTGGATGCCGCGCTGCCAGCCCATTATGCTTCAGGACGGCCGCCTGACGATCGGCCTCTATTCCGACGTCTACATGACCTCGCTCGCCTGCTTCACGACCGACGGCGGCGCCACCTGGACGTACGGCGAGCCTATGCCAGACTACGGGCTCATTCAGCCCGCCTTTTTGCAGCGGAAAGACGGGACCCTGGTCGCCTATGGCCGCGACAAGGGCCCGCTCAAGAAAATCCGCGCGGCCGAATCTTCCGACGCGGGTCAGACCTGGACCAAATTCTACGACTTGCCGATCGACAACCCCGACTCCAGCCTCTCGGCCATCGTCCTGGCGAGTGGTCGCTGGCTCATGATCGCAAATGACCTCACCGGACAAGATGGGCGCCATGGCCGCTCGCGCCTCGTGGCGTTGCTCTCCGAAGACGAAGGCGCGACCTGGCCCTGGAAGCGCGCCATCGAGGACAGCACCGCGCCGCCCGAGTTCAAGCCGCACGCCTCGTATCCCACGGCGATTCAGGCGCGGAATGGCGCCATTCACATCGTCTACACGTATACCCCGGTGGAGGGAGAATGCATAAAGCACGTAACCCTTTCCGAAGACTGGATTCGCGCCGCGGAATAA
- a CDS encoding exo-alpha-sialidase, producing the protein MFGIGLALVALGITSGAPDQVILQDVQHVTVYGEPGRFGGWPANHGMWIWDNEILVGYSRGHYLDRGDRHHFDPEKPEEHRLARSLDGGLTWTHEHPADNGDLIPEDGALHGTPLPGVTVPAPTDCPGGINFTHPDFALTMRMNSVHDGQSRFYYSYDRGKTWEGPFKLPSFHTPGTAARTDYIVEDADSCLFFSTAGKADGREGRLFCFRTDDGGKSFQFVSYIGEDPGQPGHFGIMPSSVRLNENELIVAERHREGPMRNIALYRSTDNGKTWTREADPVDTVGAGNPPAMIKLADGRICLTYGYRAEPFSMCAKISADGGKTWGPELVLRNDGITKDMGYPRTVQRPDGKVVTTYYFADGKIGPERTIEATIWMPPAP; encoded by the coding sequence ATGTTTGGAATCGGATTGGCCCTCGTGGCCCTCGGCATAACCTCCGGAGCGCCGGATCAGGTTATACTCCAGGATGTGCAGCACGTGACCGTGTATGGCGAGCCGGGACGCTTCGGCGGGTGGCCGGCGAATCACGGCATGTGGATCTGGGACAACGAAATCCTCGTGGGCTACAGTCGGGGCCACTACCTCGATCGCGGCGACCGGCACCATTTCGATCCCGAGAAGCCCGAAGAGCACCGGCTTGCCCGCAGCCTGGACGGCGGCCTCACCTGGACGCACGAGCACCCGGCGGACAACGGCGACCTCATCCCCGAGGACGGCGCGCTTCACGGGACGCCGCTGCCCGGCGTCACCGTGCCCGCCCCGACCGATTGCCCTGGCGGCATCAACTTCACCCACCCCGACTTCGCCCTGACCATGCGCATGAACAGCGTGCACGACGGCCAGTCGCGTTTCTACTACTCCTATGATCGGGGCAAGACGTGGGAGGGGCCCTTCAAGCTGCCCAGCTTCCATACGCCCGGGACCGCCGCCCGCACGGATTACATCGTCGAGGATGCCGATTCCTGCCTGTTCTTCAGCACCGCAGGCAAGGCGGATGGCCGCGAAGGGCGTCTCTTCTGCTTCCGCACCGACGACGGCGGTAAGTCGTTCCAGTTCGTTTCCTACATCGGTGAGGATCCCGGCCAGCCGGGCCATTTCGGCATCATGCCGTCGTCCGTTCGCCTCAATGAAAACGAGTTGATCGTCGCCGAACGCCACCGCGAAGGACCTATGCGGAACATCGCGCTGTACCGTTCCACGGATAACGGCAAGACCTGGACGCGCGAGGCGGACCCCGTGGATACGGTCGGCGCCGGCAATCCGCCGGCCATGATCAAGCTCGCGGACGGTCGCATCTGCCTGACCTACGGCTACCGCGCCGAGCCCTTCAGCATGTGCGCCAAAATAAGCGCCGATGGCGGCAAGACCTGGGGTCCCGAGCTCGTGCTGCGCAACGACGGCATCACCAAGGACATGGGCTACCCCCGCACCGTGCAGCGGCCGGACGGCAAAGTCGTCACAACCTACTACTTCGCGGACGGCAAGATCGGGCCGGAGCGAACCATCGAAGCCACCATCTGGATGCCCCCGGCGCCGTAA